The stretch of DNA ATGATTAAGCAAATCCCTATGACCTTACAAGGTATTAAAAAATTACGTGAAGAATTAAAAAAATTAAAAAATATAGAAAGACCTAAAATTATTAATTCTATTATAGAAGCTAGAAAACATGGTGATTTAAAAGAAAATGCAGAATATCAGTCAGCACGTGAATCACAAAGTTTTTGTGAAGGACGTATTAAAGAAATAGAAAATAAATTATCAAATGCAAATATTATAGATATAACTAAAATTACACATAATAATAAAGTTATTTTTGGTTCTACTGTTTGTATAATAAATATATTAACTAATAGAATTATTTCTTATAAAATTGTAGGACATGATGAATCAGATTTGAAAAATAATTTAATTTCGATTAATGCTCCTCTTTCTAGATCATTAATCGGTAAAAAAAAAAATGACATTATTAATGTAAAAACACCAAGAGGAATTATAGAGTATAAAATATTAAATATTAAATATATTTAATATTTAATATTTGACTTTATAATCAATTTCAAATATATTATTAAACGTGATAAAAAATTTTTTAATATAAAATTTTTTTGTTTTTTTAAAATTTATCAGAAAATATGTGTGGACATTCAATTTTTAGAAGATTTTTATTTTGTATTATTTTTGAAAAATTGAAGAGTTTGATCATGGCTCAGATTGAACGCTGGCGGCAAGCCTAACACATGCAAGTCGAGCGGCAACGAAATAAGAGAAGGTTTTATTTTTTTTATTGTCGGCAAGC from Enterobacteriaceae endosymbiont of Donacia proxima encodes:
- the greA gene encoding transcription elongation factor GreA; protein product: MIKQIPMTLQGIKKLREELKKLKNIERPKIINSIIEARKHGDLKENAEYQSARESQSFCEGRIKEIENKLSNANIIDITKITHNNKVIFGSTVCIINILTNRIISYKIVGHDESDLKNNLISINAPLSRSLIGKKKNDIINVKTPRGIIEYKILNIKYI